One Caenibius sp. WL genomic window, TTTCATCATCGTCGAATCGCAGAGCGACACCGTGGCCGACCAGGGCACGGCAATGCTCCACCATCCGGCGCTGCGCGATATTCCGCGCATCCGCCTGCCGCAGGCATGGACGGTGTGCGGCGGCCCGGCCTATGTCGCGGCCGCGCGCAGTCTGGTGCGGCAGGTCGCCGCCCATTGACGGGGTGAGCGCGGGGGCGGTCAGAACTCGATTCCCGCCTGCGCTTTCACCCCACTGCGGAAGGGATGCTTGACCATCGTCATGTCGGTGACGAGATCGGCCGCTTCCATCAGCGCATCGGCGGCGTTGCGCCCGGTGACGACGACATGCTTCATCGGCGCGCGGGCGGTCAGCACCTCTAGCACTTCGTCCAGCGGCAGATAGTCGTAACGCAGGACGATGTTCAACTCGTCCGCCAGAACCATGTCATAAGCCGGATCGGCGATCATCCGCTTGACCTCTTCCCATGCCGCGCGCGCCACGGCGATATCGCGGGCGCGATCCTGCGTGTCCCAGGTGAAGCCTTCGCCCATCGGCTTGAATTCGACATTGTCCGGGAACGCATCGAACACGGCCTTTTCGCCCGTGGTCATCGCGCCTTTGACGAACTGGACCACGCCGACTTTCCGGCCATGCCCGATCATCCGCAGAACCATGCCCAGCGCGGCGGTGGTCTTGCCCTTGCCTTTGCCGGTGTGGACGATCAGCAGGCCTTTTTCGACCGTCTTGCCGGCCATGATCTTGTCATGCGCGGCCTGTTTCTTCTTCATCTTCTCCGCGTGGCGTTCATCGCTGCGTTCGGTCATCGGGGGTCTCCTCGGTCAAATCCGCCAGCAACAGCGCGGCGCTGTTGGAACGGGGTTTCCACAGGCCGCGCGCGATCGCTTCGGCCATGCGGGCGGCGCTTTCGCGCAGGGCGGCGGGGTTCGCTTCGGCCATGAACGCGCGCACGGCCTCATCCTCGAAAAAGGCGGCGTGGACGGCATCGAAATGATGATCGCGCACCGCGTGCGTGGTGGCGGCGAACGCGAACAGGTAGTCGATGCTCGCGGCGATTTCGAATGCGCCCTTGTAACCGTGGCGCATCACGCCCGCGATCCATTTGGGATTGGTCACCCGCGCGCGGACGACGCGGCCGATCTCGTCTTCCAGCAGACGCACCACGGGCCGTTCGGGGCGGCTGTGATCGTTGTGATAGGACAGCGGGACTTTGCCCGAAAGATGCTCCACCGCCGCCGCAATGCCGCCTTCGAACTGATAGTAATCGTCGCTGTCGAGCAGGTCGTGCTCGCGGTTGTCCTGATTCTGGATCAGCGCGTCGGCACTGGCGAGGCGGCTGGCGAACAGTTCACGCTCCACATCGCCTTCCACCCCGCCGCCATAGGCATAGCTGCCCCAGTCGAGATAGACCCCGACCAGATCGGCGCGGCTGTGCCACAGCTTCTCGTCGATCATCGCCTGCAAGCCTGCGCCATAGGCCCCCGGTTTCGATCCGAAGACGCGGGTGCCCGCGCGCCGGGCGGCTTGGGCCGGGTCAGCGCCCCCGGCAATCAGCGCGGCGCTTTCCGCGCGGTGGCGGGCGGCGGCGGGGTTGTCTTCCTCCGGCTCGTCCAGCGCCATCACCGCGCGGGCGGCGCTGTCGATCAGGTCCATCTGTTCGGGAAAGGCATCGCGGAAAAAGCCGGAGACGCGGAAAGTCACATCCACGCGCGGGCGGCCCAGTTCGGCCAGAGTCATGATGGCAAAGCCGATCACCCGGCCCGAGGTCCAGTCCCACCGCGGGCGCACGCCCATCAGGGCGAGAGCCTGCGCGATATCGTCGCCCCCGGTGCGCATATTGGCGGTGCCCCACGCGGATACGGCCATGGCGCGCGGATAATCCCCTTCGCGCTGGAGATAATCCTGCACCAGCATCTGCGCCGAACGCAGCCCCAGTTCCCACGCCACGGCGGTGGGCACGGCGCGGGTGTCCACCGAATAGAAATTGCGCCCGGTGGGCAGCACGTCGGGCCGCCCGCGCGTGGGCGCGCCCGATGGCCCCGGCATGACGAAGCGCCCGGCGAGCCCGGCAAGCAGCGCCGCGCTTTCGGCATCGCCGCAGGCATCCACGCGGGGGGCAAGGTCGTGGGCGATATCGGTGAGAACGGCGGCGGTTTTGGCACCCAAACCGTCATCCTGAACTTGTTTCAGGATCCATGTTTCCTCAGGCGCTGCTGCTTGTGGCGCGATGGACCCTGAAACAAGTTCAGGGTGACGATGAGGGAGAGTATCCACCAGCCGGGCCGCCAGTTCCTCCAGCCGTTCGACCGTGTCGCCCACGTTGCGCCATGGGCCACTCGCCAGATCGGCGAGGATGTCGGGACGCGGCCCCTTCCACGCATCGCCCATCCGGCAGTCGAGCGGATCGAAACCGAGGCCGAGATCGTCCGTCATGGCGCGCAGCAGCGAGGCCTGCCCGGGCCGCTCATAGCCGCGCGGAGTGCGGGCCAGAGCGATCAGCAGATCGCGCCGCAACCGCCCTTCCGGCGATCGGGTGAAGACATGCAGCCCGTCGCGAATCTGCATTTCCTTCAATTCGCATAGGTAGTTGTCGATCGCGGCCAGTGCATCTTCGCCATCGCCGCTGGCCCCGGCGTCCTGCGCCAGTCCCTGGCTGTGGGCGAGATCGAGAATGTCGCGCCTGAGCCGTTCCAACCGGCGCGGGTCCATCCCGGCGGCGAGGTAGTATTCGTCGACCAGCGCTTCCAATTGCTTGAGCGGACCATAGCTTTCCGCGCGGGTCAGCGGCGGAGTCAGATGGTCGACGATGCACGCGCCGATCCGCCGCTTGGCCTGCGTGCCTTCGCCCGGATCGTTGACGATGAACGGGTAAAGCTGCGGCACCGGCCCGGAGCACACCTCGGGAAAGCAGGTTTCGGACAGCGACACCGCCTTGCCCGGCAACCATTCGAGATTGCCGTGCTTGCCCACGTGCACCGCCGCATGAGCACCGAACACGCGGTTCAGCCATATGTGGAACGCAAGGTAGGCATGCGGCGGGGGCAGGGCCGGATCGTGATAGCTTTCCTTGGGATCGATGTTGTAACCGCGCGCGGGCTGCACCGCGACCGCCACCTGCCCAAAGCGATGCACGGCGAGGCGGAACGCGCCATCGCGCACGAACGGGTCATTCTCAGGTGTGCCCCAGCGTTCGCTTACTGCCTTCTGCACGGCGGCGGGCAGGGCGGCAAAGGCGGCGCGATAGTCCGCCAGCGGCAATGCGATTTCGCCGTCCCGATCGGGGGAGGTGAGATCGTTCGTCACCCCGCCGGTCATGATCCGCATCAGCGCCGCACCGTCTTGCGGCGCATGGCCGCAATCATAGCCTTCCGCCCGCAACGCGGCGAGGATCGCGGCGGCGCTGGCCGGGGTGTCGAGCCCCACGCCATTGCCGATCCGCCCATCGCGGTTGGGGTAATTGGCGAGGATCAGCGCCACGCGCCGTTCCCCCGGCGGCGTGCGCCGCAAGCGGGCCCAGTTCGCGGCCAGATCTGCAACGAAAGCCAGCCGGTCGGGCACGATCCGGGGGACAACGATTCCGCATTCGGTGACGGGATCGATCCGCTCCGCCGCCTTGAACGCCACCGCGCGGGTGTGCAGCCGCCCGTCCACTTCGGGCAGCGCCACATTCATGGCCAGATCGCGCGGGCCAAGGCCGCGTGGGCTATCCTGCCATGCGCTTTCCTCGATCCCGGCGAAGATCGTTTGCAGCACGGGGCAATCGGCCAGTTCGAGCACGGACGGAACGCGATTATCCCCCGCAACGGAAGCGGCGGCGAAGGAGGTGGCGTTCAGGATCACATCGGGCGCCACTTCGGGCAGCGTACCCGCGAGCCAGTCCTTCGCGAAAGGTTCGCGCAGGGCGCGCACGTGGACGGCGGCGACATTCAGCCCGCGCGCCTGCAAGGCGGCGATCATCGCGTCCACCGCTTCCAGCGTGCCGGCGATCAGCAGCGCGCGGTAGAACACGATCAGGGCGACGGGCCGCCCTTCCACCCATGACGCGCGCAGATCGGCCAGGCCCGGCCGGTCGCGCCCCGGCAGATAGAGCCCGGCTTCGGCAATCGGCACCGGGGCATCGGGTTCGCCGCAATCACACCCGATCAGGCGCGCGGCGCTTTGCAGGAAGGCATAGGCATTGGCCGGGCCGCCCTGCCGCAGATAGGCGCGCAGGCGCTCGCAGGTTTCGCCCGGCAGCGTGGAGGCGCGGGCCAGCGCCGGGTCTTCGTCACGCCCGTCGGACAGCGCGGCGAAAGCGATGCCCTTCTCCCTCGCCGCGGCGGCGATTTCATCGATCCCGTAAGGCCAGTAGCTTTTGCCGCCGAGCAGGACGACGCAGACGAAACGTGCCTTGGCGATGACCTTTTCGACATAGAGATCGACCGAATAGGGATGGCGCAATTGCAGCAGATTGGCGAGGCGGACGCTGGGCGCATCCGGCCCGCAGGCATCGTGCAAGCGCCCCGCCGCGCGGGCGAAGCAGGCCAGTTCGCTGTCGGCCACGGTCAGCAGCACGATATCGCCAGGCGACTGGCCGAGATCGATCGCTTCATCGCCGTTGGCGATGCTGCCGGGCGTGGCCGAAAGCAGGTGCATGTCAACCGATCACCCCGGCCAGCCCGGCTTCGATGGCGGCGCGGTCGAGCCCGGTTTCGCCGATCACCACCAGCGCGGTGCGGCGGGGCTCCTCCACCTGCCATGCCCGGTCGAAATGGTGCTGGATA contains:
- the cobN gene encoding cobaltochelatase subunit CobN, with the protein product MHLLSATPGSIANGDEAIDLGQSPGDIVLLTVADSELACFARAAGRLHDACGPDAPSVRLANLLQLRHPYSVDLYVEKVIAKARFVCVVLLGGKSYWPYGIDEIAAAAREKGIAFAALSDGRDEDPALARASTLPGETCERLRAYLRQGGPANAYAFLQSAARLIGCDCGEPDAPVPIAEAGLYLPGRDRPGLADLRASWVEGRPVALIVFYRALLIAGTLEAVDAMIAALQARGLNVAAVHVRALREPFAKDWLAGTLPEVAPDVILNATSFAAASVAGDNRVPSVLELADCPVLQTIFAGIEESAWQDSPRGLGPRDLAMNVALPEVDGRLHTRAVAFKAAERIDPVTECGIVVPRIVPDRLAFVADLAANWARLRRTPPGERRVALILANYPNRDGRIGNGVGLDTPASAAAILAALRAEGYDCGHAPQDGAALMRIMTGGVTNDLTSPDRDGEIALPLADYRAAFAALPAAVQKAVSERWGTPENDPFVRDGAFRLAVHRFGQVAVAVQPARGYNIDPKESYHDPALPPPHAYLAFHIWLNRVFGAHAAVHVGKHGNLEWLPGKAVSLSETCFPEVCSGPVPQLYPFIVNDPGEGTQAKRRIGACIVDHLTPPLTRAESYGPLKQLEALVDEYYLAAGMDPRRLERLRRDILDLAHSQGLAQDAGASGDGEDALAAIDNYLCELKEMQIRDGLHVFTRSPEGRLRRDLLIALARTPRGYERPGQASLLRAMTDDLGLGFDPLDCRMGDAWKGPRPDILADLASGPWRNVGDTVERLEELAARLVDTLPHRHPELVSGSIAPQAAAPEETWILKQVQDDGLGAKTAAVLTDIAHDLAPRVDACGDAESAALLAGLAGRFVMPGPSGAPTRGRPDVLPTGRNFYSVDTRAVPTAVAWELGLRSAQMLVQDYLQREGDYPRAMAVSAWGTANMRTGGDDIAQALALMGVRPRWDWTSGRVIGFAIMTLAELGRPRVDVTFRVSGFFRDAFPEQMDLIDSAARAVMALDEPEEDNPAAARHRAESAALIAGGADPAQAARRAGTRVFGSKPGAYGAGLQAMIDEKLWHSRADLVGVYLDWGSYAYGGGVEGDVERELFASRLASADALIQNQDNREHDLLDSDDYYQFEGGIAAAVEHLSGKVPLSYHNDHSRPERPVVRLLEDEIGRVVRARVTNPKWIAGVMRHGYKGAFEIAASIDYLFAFAATTHAVRDHHFDAVHAAFFEDEAVRAFMAEANPAALRESAARMAEAIARGLWKPRSNSAALLLADLTEETPDDRTQR
- the cobO gene encoding cob(I)yrinic acid a,c-diamide adenosyltransferase, coding for MTERSDERHAEKMKKKQAAHDKIMAGKTVEKGLLIVHTGKGKGKTTAALGMVLRMIGHGRKVGVVQFVKGAMTTGEKAVFDAFPDNVEFKPMGEGFTWDTQDRARDIAVARAAWEEVKRMIADPAYDMVLADELNIVLRYDYLPLDEVLEVLTARAPMKHVVVTGRNAADALMEAADLVTDMTMVKHPFRSGVKAQAGIEF